In Cryptomeria japonica chromosome 10, Sugi_1.0, whole genome shotgun sequence, a genomic segment contains:
- the LOC131858914 gene encoding uncharacterized protein LOC131858914, which produces MVLDRNWIRTWNLLDNFLRYDNSKKIERLNTKWSTPTPPWLKLNFDGAARNGFATGGGIIRDIMGNLVLAYAGNFDFVSSNMAKALALLWGLKLALGINAKRLIIEGDSKLIIEAAKGVSGVSWMINNVIKDIWSMIV; this is translated from the coding sequence ATGGTTTTGGATCGCAATTGGATTAGAACATGGAATCTACTAGACAACTTCCTTCGATATGACAATTCAAAAAAAATAGAGAGGCTTAATACCAAATGGTCAACACCTACCCCCCCTTGgctcaaacttaattttgatggtgcagctcGCAATGGTTTTGCGACAGGAGGTGGAATTATCAGGGACATCATGGGCAACTTGGTTCTGGCCTATGCGGGAAATTTTGACTTTGTCTCGAGTAACATGGCTAAAGCTCTTGCTCTTTTATGGGGGCTTAAGTTGGCTCTCGGTATCAATGCTAAAAGATtaatcattgaaggggactctaagctGATTATTGAGGCAGCTAAAGGAGTTTCAGGGGTTAGCTGGATGATCAACAACGTCATCAAGGACATCTGGTCCATGATAGTCTAG